A genomic region of Eucalyptus grandis isolate ANBG69807.140 chromosome 5, ASM1654582v1, whole genome shotgun sequence contains the following coding sequences:
- the LOC120293930 gene encoding phospholipase A1-IIgamma-like, with amino-acid sequence MDNFGQVLREVRKQVDLYAGKGETISITVAGHSLGAALATINALDIVTNGYNAPIDHPENACLVTRSPSPAPRCYHVGEQLLVDSRKSPDLKPLYKGPTGAVAIGHMLETCLHLIAGTQGIDSNEFNRERRGIALLNKGMDAPKDGSKIPANWLVAKNKNMVQDEVTGDWKLADLYIPPPEDN; translated from the exons ATGGACAACTTTGGTCAGGTTCTAAGGGAGGTCCGGAAGCAAGTCGATCTCTATGCCGGTAAAGGCGAAACCATCAGCATAACAGTGGCCGGCCACAGCCTGGGCGCGGCTTTGGCAACGATCAATGCGCTGGACATCGTGACCAATGGCTACAACGCGCCCATCGACCACCCCGAGAATGCCTGTCTGGTGACGCGTTCCCCTTCGCCAGCCCCAAG ATGTTACCACGTCGGAGAACAGCTGCTGGTCGACTCGCGCAAGTCCCCGGACCTGAAGCCTCTCTACAAGGGTCCGACTGGCGCCGTGGCAATCGGGCATATGTTGGAGACGTGCCTGCATCTAATCGCGGGCACACAAGGCATCGATAGTAACGAATTCAATAGGGAGCGTCGCGGGATTGCGCTGCTGAACAAGGGAATGGATGCTCCGAAGGATGGAAGCAAAATTCCGGCTAATTGGTTGGTGGcgaagaacaagaacatggTCCAGGATGAGGTCACTGGAGACTGGAAATTGGCCGATCTGTACATCCCACCTCCAGAAGATAATTAG